TCGGGGTGTTGCTCGACGACCTGGTGTTCCGGGGCAGCGACGAGCCGTACCGGATGATGACCAGCCGGGTCGAGCACCGGCTGCTGGTGCGCCAGGACAACGCCGACGAGCGCCTCACCCCGCTGGGCCATCAGCTCGGGCTGGTGGATGATGCCACCTTGCGGGAGGTCGAGGGCAAATACGGGCGGGTGGCCGCCGGGGTGGCCGCGTTGCAACGCCAGCGGCTACACGGTCAGCCTGCCGAACAGTATCTGCGCCGTCCCGAATGTACCCTTGACGACCTGGAAGCCCTGGGGGTGACCCTGCCGCCCCTCAGCGCCGCCGAACGGGAGGCGGTCGAGATCCGGGTGAAATACGCGGGCTACATCGAGCGTGCTCAACGCCAGCTAGGCAGCGAGAGCCGGGCACGCGGCCTGAGCCTGGCCGACGTGGATTACACGGCCGTCGCCGCCCTGTCCAACGAGGCCCGTGAGAAACTGGGGCGCGCCCGTCCGCTGACGGTCGAGCAGGCCGCGCGGGTGCCCGGGGTGCGCCACGCGGACATCAGCAGCCTGCTGGTGCATCTGCGGCGCTCCTCCGGGGAGTTGCGGGAAGCTTGAAGGTCAACCAGCCAGGTGGAGAGGGCCGCCGCTGACCTCACCGACATCTGTGAGTGCATGACCCTCCTGGGGCGCCTGCTTCTGGTTCACGGAGCTGAAGGCCGCAAGAGGGGGGTGTGGTGGCCCTGGCTGCGCAGCGTTTCACGTGAAACGTCGCTGGGGCGTATGCAACGCGGCCCGGACCCGCAGATGAGCAGCTCCGGGGGCTATGGGCCAGAACGGTGGGCCTTCCTGGCTCGCCTGGGCGGTCTCCACGGCATTCGCGGTCACCGCTAGTATCAGAGAGAACGCGGGGTGAGGCCCTGAGGGGCACCCCGCTGCAAGGAGACCGATGAAGACACGGACAGGCAGGACAAGACGATGAGCGTCAGGAACAGGTTGTGACCCCGGAAGGGCGGGCGCTGCTTCTGGAGGGCGGAACGGCACTGGGACTGGACCTGACGCCTCAGGCCGAGGGGTTCGCCACGCTGCTGACGCTGCTGACCGAAGCCTCCGCGAAGATGAACCTCACTTCGCTGCGCGGCGAGCGCGAGATCGTGCTCAAACACTTCGTGGATTCCTTGACCTGTTTGCGGGGCGGCTGGTTGGCCGACGCAGGGCAGGTGGGTGCAGGGCAGGGGGACACGGGGCAGGTGCTCGATCTGGGAACCGGGGCAGGCTTCCCGGCGCTGCCTCTCGCCCTGCTGCGTCCGGACCTGAGCATCACGGCGCTGGACGCCACCCGCAAGAAGGTGGAGTTCGTGGGCCGCGCGGCAGCGGCGCTGGGCCTGAGCAACGTGCAGCCGCTGGTGGGACGGGCCGAGACGCTGGGCCGCGAGCCGCAGCAGCGGGAAGGCTATGACCGGGTGGTCACGCGGGCGGTGGCGGCGCTGCCGGTCCTGGCGGAACTCGCGCTGCCCTTCCTGAAGACGGGGGGTCT
This Deinococcus budaensis DNA region includes the following protein-coding sequences:
- the rsmG gene encoding 16S rRNA (guanine(527)-N(7))-methyltransferase RsmG codes for the protein MTPEGRALLLEGGTALGLDLTPQAEGFATLLTLLTEASAKMNLTSLRGEREIVLKHFVDSLTCLRGGWLADAGQVGAGQGDTGQVLDLGTGAGFPALPLALLRPDLSITALDATRKKVEFVGRAAAALGLSNVQPLVGRAETLGREPQQREGYDRVVTRAVAALPVLAELALPFLKTGGLLVAQKGPLTPEELDAGTRAAAEVGGAVRQVDAFTLPVTGDARTLIVVEKVAPTPERYPRREGVPGRKPLFWRAT